Proteins from a single region of Ziziphus jujuba cultivar Dongzao chromosome 1, ASM3175591v1:
- the LOC132805136 gene encoding uncharacterized protein LOC132805136, whose amino-acid sequence MLIKETINKRKNFFHKTLQNLKSFFLGGYQKLPKSLSFNPFSCASGKLKNYKGDHYYTDFYDEWESHLDKLSKRDGNDTTASKDVMKEENTSGGNIIFPEPSPVKTKQEGGLKEKKKIGGSNLGKVKESNAQKMNSGGYALAQKMKELEIMDAGDVEQVLDIEEALHYYSRLKSPVYVDIVDKFFMDMYSESTIPAAPVNINHSKRRFGSFRL is encoded by the coding sequence ATGCTGATAAAAGAAAccatcaacaaaagaaaaaacttctTCCATAAAACCCTTcaaaacctcaaatccttcttcCTTGGAGGTTACCAAAAGCTACCCAAATCTCTTTCTTTTAACCCCTTTTCTTGTGCAAGTGGAAAActgaaaaattacaaaggagATCACTACTACACTGATTTCTATGACGAATGGGAGTCACATCTAGACAAACTGAGTAAGAGAGATGGCAATGATACTACAGCATCAAAAGATGTAATGAAGGAAGAGaatacaagtggtggaaacaTCATATTTCCAGAACCGAGTCCGGTCAAGACCAAGCAAGAAGGTGGattgaaggaaaagaagaagataggAGGTTCCAATCTGGGAAAAGTAAAAGAATCAAATGCACAGAAGATGAATTCAGGGGGTTATGCTTTAGCGCAAAAGATGAAGGAATTGGAGATAATGGATGCAGGGGATGTGGAACAAGTTTTGGATATAGAAGAGGCACTCCACTACTATTCTCGCCTTAAAAGCCCTGTCTATGTTGACATTGTTGATAAGTTCTTCATGGATATGTATTCAGAATCCACCATTCCTGCAGCACCTGTCAACATCAACCATTCGAAACGGAGATTTGGCTCATTTAGATTGTAG
- the LOC107404869 gene encoding uncharacterized protein LOC107404869: MEEEGHKFRGFPYKPYSIQIDFMNALYHSLNIGGVSMLESPTGTGKTLSMICSALQWVVDRREQQKSDENNSGKDGGFGSDDEPDWMRNFTVNKDNRAPEKKIKKKEKFQVGFGKADQRKNRGSCIKKEEKTVLVTKDAVELSDEEFLLEEYESEEEGAVGDGKSKRKAAGFCLGLSSDEEEDGSDEEDDEEEKEKLQVYFCSRTHSQLSQFIKELRKTVFANEMKVVSLGSRKNFCINEEVLKLGDSTRINERCLELQKKKNEVSKIKHLDAGGRIRRTKASSGCPMLQKYKLQKQFRNEISQQGALDIEDLVHLGKNMNTCPYYGSRSMVPSADLVVLPYQSLLSKSSRESLGLNLKNNIVIIDEAHNLADSLISMYDSKITLSQLEDVNYHVQKYFERFRNLLGPGNRRYIQTLLVLARAFLQILYNEKDANYMNSFQCTEKESGENGASDSSVAINDFLFSLNIDNINLIRLHQYIKESNIMDKVSSYGDKVASLQKGATLNGVVECGKDGSILSSFRALANMLLSLTNKDGDGRIIISRTRAKCSGQPEGYIKYVMLTGERIFSEIINQAHAVVLAGGTLQPIEETRERLFPWLSPDKLHFFSCSHIVPPESILPIAVSRGPSGQSFDFSYSSRSLSIMIQELGLLLCNLTTVIPEGIVVFFSSFDYEGMVYDSWKASGILERIMKKKRIFREPRKNTDVESVLKQYKETMDALSTGDVKRNPSPQSGAILLAVVGGKISEGINLSDGMGRCIVMVGLPYPSPSDLELMERVKYIEGLQNSDFMRTSNPSVNGDVQAGFDILRSCRHRGKEYYENLCMKAVNQSIGRAIRHINDYAAILLVDARYANSSDCLKRSFPHPTNKLPQWIRDRFVSSTCNYGEVHRMLHQFFKLNNKRGTQ; the protein is encoded by the exons ATGGAAGAAGAGGGACACAAGTTTCGAGGATTTCCATACAAGCCGTATTCCATCCAGATCGATTTCATGAACGCCCTCTACCACTCTCTTAATATTGGCGGCGTTTCCATGCTCGAAAGCCCCACCG GGACTGGGAAAACTTTGAGTATGATTTGTAGCGCATTGCAATGGGTAGTTGACAGGAGGGAACAACAGAAATCTGATGAGAATAACAGTGGTAAAGATGGTGGCTTTGGCTCTGATGATGAACCTGACTGGATGAGAAACTTTACCGTGAACAAAGACAATCGAGCTCCGGAGAAGAAGattaaaaagaaggaaaaatttcAGGTGGGATTTGGAAAAGCTGATCAAAGAAAGAACCGTGGAAGTTgtataaagaaagaagaaaaaactgtaCTGGTGACAAAGGATGCAGTGGAGTTAAGTGATGAGGAGTTTTTGTTGGAAGAATATGAAAGTGAAGAGGAAGGAGCCGTTGGTGATGGGAAGTCGAAGAGGAAGGCCGCTGGGTTTTGTCTTGGTTTATCAAGTGATGAGGAAGAAGATGGGTCtgatgaggaggatgatgaGGAAGAGAAGGAGAAGTTGCAGGTTTATTTTTGCAGTCGGACACATTCACAGCTATCACAGTTCATAAAGGAGTTGAGAAAGACAGTCTTTGCTAATGAGATGAAGGTTGTATCTCTGGGCTCTAGGAAGAACTTCTGCATTAATGAAG AGGTGCTTAAGCTTGGAGATTCCACTCGCATCAATGAAAGATGcttggagcttcaaaagaagaagaatgaagTTTCCAAGATCAAG CACCTAGATGCAGGAGGAAGAATACGGAGGACCAAGGCTTCTTCCGGATGCCCAatgcttcaaaaatataaactacAAAAGCAATTCAGGAATGAGATTTCTCAACAAGGTGCTTTGGATATTGAAGATCTTGTTCACCTTGGAAAAAATATGAATACTTGTCCATATTATGGCTCTCGAAGCATGGTTCCTTCTGCGGATCTTGTAGTACTGCCCTATCAATCCCTTCTGTCAAAATCATCACGGGAATCACTTGGCCTGAATTTGAAGAACAATATTGTCATTATAGATGAGGCTCACAATTTAGCTGACTCCCTCATCAGCATGTATGATTCAAAAATTACTCTCTCACAG CTGGAGGATGTGAATTACCACGTGCAGAAGTACTTTGAAAGGTTTCGTAATCTCTTGGGACCTGGTAATCGAAGATACATCCAAACTTTGCTGGTCCTCGCTCGGGCTTTCCTCCAAATTTTATACAACGAGAAGGATGCAAATTATATGAACTCTTTCCAATGTACTGAAAAGGAATCTGGAGAAAATGGTGCTTCTGATTCCTCTGTGGccattaatgattttttattttctctaaacATTGACAATATCAACTTGATCAGATTGCATCAGTATATAAAAGAAAGCAACATCATGGACAAG GTCAGCAGTTATGGAGATAAAGTGGCTAGCCTACAGAAAGGAGCGACACTCAATGGTGTTGTGGAATGTGGTAAAGATGGAAGCATCTTATCCAGCTTCCGAGCATTAGCTAATATGCTGCTTTCTCTGACAAATAAGGATGGCGATGGAAGGATTATCATCTCAAGGACTAGAGCAAAATGCTCTGGACAACCAGAAGGATACATAAAATATGTTATGTTGACTGGGGAAAGGATTTTTTCTGAG ATTATAAATCAAGCACATGCTGTTGTCCTAGCTGGGGGAACACTGCAACCCATAGAAGAAACTAGGGAGCGATTGTTCCCATGGCTATCACCAGACAAGTTGCATTTCTTTTCATGTAGTCACATTGTCCCTCCTGAGAGCATTTTGCCAATTGCAGTTTCTCGTGGCCCTTCTGGTCAATCTTTTGATTTTAGCTATAGCTCCAGAAGCTTATCAATCATG ATACAGGAGCTGGGACTTCTGCTTTGCAATTTGACAACAGTAATTCCTGAAGGAATTGTtgtcttcttttcttcatttgatTATGAAGGAATGGTCTATGATTCTTGGAAGGCTTCAGGAATACTTGAAAGGATCATGAAGAAGAAGCGCATATTTAGAGAGCCAAGAAAAAATACAGATGTTGAATCAGTTCTCAAGCAATATAAGGAAACAATGGATGCATTGTCAACTGGGGATGTGAAAAGAAACCCTTCTCCTCAAAGTGGGGCAATACTTCTTGCTGTTGTAGGTGGGAAGATATCAGAAGGTATCAACTTAAGTGATGGGATGGGTCGATGTATAGTCATGGTTGGATTACCCTACCCTAGCCCATCTGACTTAGAGTTGATGGAGAGGGTGAAGTACATTGAAGGATTACAAAACTCTGATTTCATGAGAACTTCCAATCCATCAGTCAATGGAGATGTACAGGCTGGGTTTGACATCCTTAGAAGTTGCCGGCACAGAGGAAAAGAATATTATGAGAATCTTTGCATGAAAGCTGTAAATCAGTCCATTG GTAGAGCTATTCGGCACATAAATGACTATGCAGCAATTTTGTTAGTTGACGCACGGTATGCAAATTCGTCTGATTGCCTGAAGAGAAGCTTTCCACACCCTACTAACAAGCTACCGCAATGGATAAGGGATCGTTTTGTTTCTTCAACttgtaattatggtgaagtgCATAGAATGCTGCATCAGTTCTTTAAACTTAACAACAAAAGAGGAACTCAGTAG
- the LOC107405068 gene encoding uncharacterized protein LOC107405068 isoform X1 gives MSTQKQQVTVRDLVEEAKKRIVMLVICVVGLSYLMSLTSSSVWVNLPAAASLIVILRYLSLDLDMRRKAAAYNNKSSSANTLSQKKPLERPKLVEKSEWRKKVNSPVVEDAIDHLIRHLVSEWVTDLWYSRLTPDKEGPEELVRILNGVLGEISARMRNINLIHLLTRDLVTLICTHLELFRATQAKIEKQQSGLLTIEHRDIELRHVLAAENKLHPALFSAEAEHKVLQHIVDGLISFTFKPEDLQCSFFRYVARELLACAAVRPVLNLANPRFINERIESLVINRAKSNKAVTTVNETAQPKPDGPPKISSDHFSRFLDPTGTGVELVQLKSNQSRSTAVTPAANNVNGNLAKDPLLSVDARSNRSWSSLPVNSETSDDGNIQPHCKGGEWGDMLDLISRRKTQALAPEHFENMWTKGRNYRNKVGENRFVEHVPQTSGKLVPENNVKAISKPKQKEFVTNLNPSGSTPIQYGYADQFKEENISSHVVQNIPSHSQVNLYQEDDQKNMMHLEEVDSGSSTSYTSEDEENGSVTGLDSPVTKVWDGKSNRNMTISHIHHPLENYEGHMRKKTGKGHVHYQRVSKTQSGHKRSRPNNQKVHVWQEVERTSFLSGDGQDILNPLKRHANDRDSSDDSETESLGRIYSGAAASSSASSISISESHGLGVNSLKNSLAVDSFYKLRCEVLGANIVKSGSKTFAVYSISVTDVNNNSWSIKRRFRHFEELHRRLKEFSEYNLHLPPKHFLSTGSDVPVIQERCKLLDDYLKKLMELPTISGSIEVWDFLSVDSQTYIFSNSFSIVETLSVDLEDKPSEKSRRVSNYGGLVTGHASSKRDHPSVESREPPLQMQNNVSTDGFRLNAKGVSSSPVGKEYKKSFDKSGSDSEARAQTGASSCRNLGTTTVKERKYNGLGDASEFVLDAANDPTLPTEWVPPNLSVPILDLVDVIFQLQDGGWIRRQAFWVAKQILQLGMGDAFDDWLIEKIQLLRKGPVIASGIKRVEQILWPDGIFLTKHPKRQTQASTNPSPLSPKGQQRTEAFSPRMTNEQQEQEARRRAKFVYDLMIENAPAAIVSLVGHKEYQQCAKDLYFFLQSSVCLKQLAFDLLELLLLSAFPELDYIFKQFHEEKHKFGEFKAH, from the exons atgagCACGCAAAAGCAGCAGGTCACGGTTCGTGACCTCGTTGAGGAAGCCAAGAAGCGGATTGTCATGCTGGTGATATGCGTTGTTGGTTTGTCATACCTCATGTCTT TGACAAGCTCGTCTGTCTGGGTCAACTTGCCTGCGGCTGCCTCTTTAATTGTCATCCTTCGCTATCTATCTCTGGATCTTGATATGCGGAGAAAAGCTGCAGCATACAATAACAAATCATCCTCAGCCAATACTCTTTCGCAGAAAAAACCTCTTGAAAGGCCTAAACTTGTTGAAAAGTCCGAGTGGAGAAAGAAAGTGAATTCCCCTGTTGTTGAGGATGCAATAGATCACTTAATTAGACATTTAGTTTCCGAGTGGGTGACAGATCTCTGGTACTCACGGTTGACACCTGATAAAGAAGGTCCAGAGGAACTTGTGCGTATCCTTAATGGTGTTCTTGGGGAAATCTCAGCACGCATGAGGAACATAAATCTAATTCATCTCCTCACAAG GGATCTTGTAACTCTCATTTGTACTCACTTGGAGCTTTTTCGTGCAACTCAAGCAAAGATTGAAAAGCAACAATCAGGACTGCTAACAATTGAACACCGAGATATTGAACTAAGACACGTCTTGGCTGCTGAGAACAAATTGCATCCTGCTTTGTTTTCTGCTGAAGCTGAGCACAAG GTATTGCAGCATATTGTGGATGGTCTTATCTCTTTCACATTCAAGCCTGAAGATCTGCAGTGTTCTTTCTTCCGTTATGTTGCCAGGGAGCTTCTAGCTTGTGCAGCAGTGCGACCTGTCCTAAACTTGGCCAATCCAAG GTTTATTAATGAAAGAATTGAATCTTTAGTCATCAATAGGGCCAAGTCGAATAAAGCAGTTACCACTGTGAATGAGACTGCTCAGCCCAAACCAGATGGGCCTCCAAAAATATCATCTGATCATTTTTCTAGGTTCTTAGATCCTACTGGAACTGGTGTTGAACTTGTGCAGTTAAAAAGTAATCAGTCAAGAAGTACTGCAGTTACACCTGCTGCCAATAATGTAAATGGAAATCTTGCAAAAGATCCCCTGCTTTCAGTTGATGCTCGATCTAACCGATCATGGAGTTCATTGCCTGTGAACTCTGAAACAAGTGATGATGGAAATATTCAACCACACTGCAAAGGTGGAGAATGGGGTGACATGCTCGATTTGATTTCTCGTAGAAAAACTCAAGCTCTTGCCCCTGAACATTTTGAGAACATGTGGACAAAGGGGAGAAACTACAGAAACAAGGTTGGTgaaaatcggtttgttgaacATGTCCCACAGACAAGTGGGAAGTTAGTCCCAGAGAACAATGTTAAGGCAATATCCAAGCCCAAACAAAAGGAATTTGTCACAAACTTAAATCCTTCTGGGAGCACTCCCATACAATATGGATATGCTGATCAATTTAAGGAGGAAAATATATCCAGCCATGTAGTTCAAAACATACCTAGCCATTCTCAGGTTAATTTATATCAAGAAGATGATCAGAAAAACATGATGCATTTGGAGGAGGTTGACTCAGGAAGCAGCACCTCATATACGTCTGAAGATGAAGAAAATGGCAGTGTAACAGGTCTTGATTCTCCGGTAACTAAGGTTTGGGATGGTAAAAGTAATAGAAATATGACTATTTCTCACATTCACCATCCACTTGAAAATTATGAAGGCCATATGCGCAAAAAAACTGGCAAAGGGCATGTTCACTATCAAAGAGTATCTAAAACCCAGTCTGGCCACAAGAGATCTAGACCAAACAATCAGAAGGTGCACGTTTGGCAGGAAGTTGAGAGAACAAGCTTCTTGTCTGGGGATGGACAGGATATACTTAATCCTTTAAAAAGACATGCAAATGATAGGGATTCTAGTGATGATTCTGAGACCGAAAGTTTAGGTAGAATTTACAGTGGGGCAGCTGCTTCCTCATCTGCATCCTCTATTTCTATTTCAGAAAGTCATGGTCTGGGGGTTAATTCACTGAAAAATTCGTTGGCTGTGGATTCATTTTATAAGTTGAGATGTGAG GTATTGGGTGCAAATATTGTGAAGAGTGGCTCAAAAACATTTGCCGTATATTCCATATCTGTTACTgatgtaaataataatagttggTCAATCAAAAGAAG GTTTCGTCATTTTGAGGAGCTACATCGGCGTCTCAAGGAGTTTTCAGAATATAATCTTCATTTGCCCCCTAAGCACTTTCTGTCAACTGGTTCGGATGTGCCTGTCATTCAAGAACGTTGTAAATTGCTTGATGATTACTTGAAG AAGCTCATGGAGCTTCCAACAATTTCAGGATCAATTGAAGTTTGGGACTTTTTAAGTGTTGACTCTCAG ACATATATTTTCTCAAATTCCTTTTCCATCGTTGAAACCTTGTCAG TTGATCTAGAAGACAAGCCATCTGAGAAGAGTAGGAGGGTTTCAAACTATGGTGGGCTTGTGACTGGTCATGCCTCCTCGAAGAGAGATCATCCAAGCGTGGAAAGTAGGGAGCCTCCATTACAGATGCAGAATAATGTTTCGACAGATGGATTTAGGTTGAATGCAAAAGGTGTTTCTAGTTCTCCTGTGGGTAAAGAATATAAGAAGTCATTTGACAAATCTGGCAGTGATTCAGAAGCTAGAGCACAAACAGGTGCATCATCATGCAGAAACTTGGGCACCACTACGGTGAAGGAGAGAAAGTACAATGGTTTGGGTGACGCATCAGAGTTCGTTCTAGATGCTGCTAATGACCCAACCCTTCCTACAGAG TGGGTGCCTCCAAATTTAAGCGTTCCCATATTGGATTTGGTGGATGTCATTTTTCAGCTCCAAGATGGTGGATGGATCAG GCGGCAGGCTTTCTGGGTGGCCAAACAAATCCTACAACTAGGAATGGGTGATGCCTTTGATGATTGGTTAATAGAGAAAATCCAGCTTCTGCGCAAGGGACCAGTGATTGCTTCAGGGATCAAGCGGGTTGAGCAG ATACTCTGGCCTGATGGGATATTCCTAACCAAGCATCCAAAACGACAAACACAAGCATCTACAAACCCATCCCCCCTTTCACCTAAAGGTCAGCAGCGTACAGAAGCATTTTCTCCTAGAATGACAAATGAGCAGCAGGAACAAGAAGCACGGCGACGGGCAAAGTTTGTATATGATCTAATGATAG AAAATGCACCAGCTGCTATAGTCAGTCTTGTCGGTCATAAAGAGTATCAACAATGTGCGAAGGATCTATATTTCTTTCTTCAG TCATCTGTCTGTTTGAAGCAACTCGCCTTTGATCTTCTTGAGCTGCTACTCCTGTCTGCATTTCCAGAGCtggattatatatttaagcAATTCCATGAAGAGAAGCATAAATTTGGAGAGTTTAAAGCACATTAA
- the LOC107405090 gene encoding large ribosomal subunit protein eL37x has translation MGKGTGSFGKRRNKTHTLCVRCGRRSFHLQKSRCAACGFPAARKRTYNWSVKAIRRKTTGTGRMRYLRHVPRRFKSGFREGTQAAPRKKGAAASA, from the exons ATG GGAAAAGGAACAGGCAGTTTCGGTAAGAGGAGGAACAAGACCCACACCCTCTGTGTGAGGTGTGGACGCCGCAGCTTCCATCTCCAGAAGAGTCGCTGCGCCGCCTGTGGCTTCCCTGCTGCCCGCAAGAGGACAT acaaCTGGAGTGTGAAGGCAATTCGAAGGAAGACGACTGGTACTGGAAGGATGAGGTATCTGCGCCATGTCCCTCGCAGATTCAAGAGCGGTTTCAGAGAAG GTACTCAAGCAGCACCTAGGAAGAAGGGAGCAGCTGCTTCTGCTTAA
- the LOC107405068 gene encoding uncharacterized protein LOC107405068 isoform X2: MSTQKQQVTVRDLVEEAKKRIVMLVICVVGLSYLMSLTSSSVWVNLPAAASLIVILRYLSLDLDMRRKAAAYNNKSSSANTLSQKKPLERPKLVEKSEWRKKVNSPVVEDAIDHLIRHLVSEWVTDLWYSRLTPDKEGPEELVRILNGVLGEISARMRNINLIHLLTRDLVTLICTHLELFRATQAKIEKQQSGLLTIEHRDIELRHVLAAENKLHPALFSAEAEHKVLQHIVDGLISFTFKPEDLQCSFFRYVARELLACAAVRPVLNLANPRFINERIESLVINRAKSNKAVTTVNETAQPKPDGPPKISSDHFSRFLDPTGTGVELVQLKSNQSRSTAVTPAANNVNGNLAKDPLLSVDARSNRSWSSLPVNSETSDDGNIQPHCKGGEWGDMLDLISRRKTQALAPEHFENMWTKGRNYRNKVGENRFVEHVPQTSGKLVPENNVKAISKPKQKEFVTNLNPSGSTPIQYGYADQFKEENISSHVVQNIPSHSQVNLYQEDDQKNMMHLEEVDSGSSTSYTSEDEENGSVTGLDSPVTKVWDGKSNRNMTISHIHHPLENYEGHMRKKTGKGHVHYQRVSKTQSGHKRSRPNNQKVHVWQEVERTSFLSGDGQDILNPLKRHANDRDSSDDSETESLGRIYSGAAASSSASSISISESHGLGVNSLKNSLAVDSFYKLRCEVLGANIVKSGSKTFAVYSISVTDVNNNSWSIKRRFRHFEELHRRLKEFSEYNLHLPPKHFLSTGSDVPVIQERCKLLDDYLKKLMELPTISGSIEVWDFLSVDSQTYIFSNSFSIVETLSGDFYI, translated from the exons atgagCACGCAAAAGCAGCAGGTCACGGTTCGTGACCTCGTTGAGGAAGCCAAGAAGCGGATTGTCATGCTGGTGATATGCGTTGTTGGTTTGTCATACCTCATGTCTT TGACAAGCTCGTCTGTCTGGGTCAACTTGCCTGCGGCTGCCTCTTTAATTGTCATCCTTCGCTATCTATCTCTGGATCTTGATATGCGGAGAAAAGCTGCAGCATACAATAACAAATCATCCTCAGCCAATACTCTTTCGCAGAAAAAACCTCTTGAAAGGCCTAAACTTGTTGAAAAGTCCGAGTGGAGAAAGAAAGTGAATTCCCCTGTTGTTGAGGATGCAATAGATCACTTAATTAGACATTTAGTTTCCGAGTGGGTGACAGATCTCTGGTACTCACGGTTGACACCTGATAAAGAAGGTCCAGAGGAACTTGTGCGTATCCTTAATGGTGTTCTTGGGGAAATCTCAGCACGCATGAGGAACATAAATCTAATTCATCTCCTCACAAG GGATCTTGTAACTCTCATTTGTACTCACTTGGAGCTTTTTCGTGCAACTCAAGCAAAGATTGAAAAGCAACAATCAGGACTGCTAACAATTGAACACCGAGATATTGAACTAAGACACGTCTTGGCTGCTGAGAACAAATTGCATCCTGCTTTGTTTTCTGCTGAAGCTGAGCACAAG GTATTGCAGCATATTGTGGATGGTCTTATCTCTTTCACATTCAAGCCTGAAGATCTGCAGTGTTCTTTCTTCCGTTATGTTGCCAGGGAGCTTCTAGCTTGTGCAGCAGTGCGACCTGTCCTAAACTTGGCCAATCCAAG GTTTATTAATGAAAGAATTGAATCTTTAGTCATCAATAGGGCCAAGTCGAATAAAGCAGTTACCACTGTGAATGAGACTGCTCAGCCCAAACCAGATGGGCCTCCAAAAATATCATCTGATCATTTTTCTAGGTTCTTAGATCCTACTGGAACTGGTGTTGAACTTGTGCAGTTAAAAAGTAATCAGTCAAGAAGTACTGCAGTTACACCTGCTGCCAATAATGTAAATGGAAATCTTGCAAAAGATCCCCTGCTTTCAGTTGATGCTCGATCTAACCGATCATGGAGTTCATTGCCTGTGAACTCTGAAACAAGTGATGATGGAAATATTCAACCACACTGCAAAGGTGGAGAATGGGGTGACATGCTCGATTTGATTTCTCGTAGAAAAACTCAAGCTCTTGCCCCTGAACATTTTGAGAACATGTGGACAAAGGGGAGAAACTACAGAAACAAGGTTGGTgaaaatcggtttgttgaacATGTCCCACAGACAAGTGGGAAGTTAGTCCCAGAGAACAATGTTAAGGCAATATCCAAGCCCAAACAAAAGGAATTTGTCACAAACTTAAATCCTTCTGGGAGCACTCCCATACAATATGGATATGCTGATCAATTTAAGGAGGAAAATATATCCAGCCATGTAGTTCAAAACATACCTAGCCATTCTCAGGTTAATTTATATCAAGAAGATGATCAGAAAAACATGATGCATTTGGAGGAGGTTGACTCAGGAAGCAGCACCTCATATACGTCTGAAGATGAAGAAAATGGCAGTGTAACAGGTCTTGATTCTCCGGTAACTAAGGTTTGGGATGGTAAAAGTAATAGAAATATGACTATTTCTCACATTCACCATCCACTTGAAAATTATGAAGGCCATATGCGCAAAAAAACTGGCAAAGGGCATGTTCACTATCAAAGAGTATCTAAAACCCAGTCTGGCCACAAGAGATCTAGACCAAACAATCAGAAGGTGCACGTTTGGCAGGAAGTTGAGAGAACAAGCTTCTTGTCTGGGGATGGACAGGATATACTTAATCCTTTAAAAAGACATGCAAATGATAGGGATTCTAGTGATGATTCTGAGACCGAAAGTTTAGGTAGAATTTACAGTGGGGCAGCTGCTTCCTCATCTGCATCCTCTATTTCTATTTCAGAAAGTCATGGTCTGGGGGTTAATTCACTGAAAAATTCGTTGGCTGTGGATTCATTTTATAAGTTGAGATGTGAG GTATTGGGTGCAAATATTGTGAAGAGTGGCTCAAAAACATTTGCCGTATATTCCATATCTGTTACTgatgtaaataataatagttggTCAATCAAAAGAAG GTTTCGTCATTTTGAGGAGCTACATCGGCGTCTCAAGGAGTTTTCAGAATATAATCTTCATTTGCCCCCTAAGCACTTTCTGTCAACTGGTTCGGATGTGCCTGTCATTCAAGAACGTTGTAAATTGCTTGATGATTACTTGAAG AAGCTCATGGAGCTTCCAACAATTTCAGGATCAATTGAAGTTTGGGACTTTTTAAGTGTTGACTCTCAG ACATATATTTTCTCAAATTCCTTTTCCATCGTTGAAACCTTGTCAGGTGATTTCTACAT TTGA